In the genome of Manis javanica isolate MJ-LG chromosome 17, MJ_LKY, whole genome shotgun sequence, one region contains:
- the VPS9D1 gene encoding VPS9 domain-containing protein 1 isoform X10 has product MLKLAEQCLERAQSTAAKLGRTRLKPAMPLAAPVPSPTSRHRRVYSDEGGKLSPFLPPEIFQKLQVAESQSSKKELTPLEEASLQNQKLKTAYEARMARLDPSQATQKTSLSLSLQRQMMENLVIAKAREQTLQRKMGERRLRLQEAANRRFCSQVALTPEEQEQRALYAAILEYEQDHDWPKHWKAKLKKTPGDLSLVTSLVSHLLSVPDHPISQLLKRLQCAVYQALYPIVSRGANELLGPGSRRLRPSQSLYCVLSTPEPSLALQPLDGLAAGVPPAQPRPPDGGVDSSPLGPPSPLAHTTSHSLGKDSSFEDLEQFLATSERSGRNLGGRPEPQFPEVKEQSLEQLASTVKDIHNAVDRLLSLTLLAFEGLNTASSKDRCLACIEEPFFSPLWPLLLALYRSVHRLREAALSRSMELYRNAPPAAIGIPPKLLPQDGPEARGTGSFPYRAAAQELGLLVLETCPQKKLECIVRALRVTCACAEDYCRAREPTSEAGPQPGVTAISGADDLLPILSFVVLRSGLPQLVSECAALEEFIHDGYLMGEEGYCLTSLQSALRYVELLPPGALGR; this is encoded by the exons ATGCTGAAGCTGGCCGAGCAGTGTCTGGAGAGAGCCCAGTCAACAGCTGCCAAGCTTG GGAGAACACGGCTGAAGCCAGCCATGCCCTTGGCCGCTCCTGTCCCCTCACCTACCAGCCGACATCGCCGGGTGTACTCAGATGAAGGGGGGAAGCTCTCTCCATTTCTGCCGCCTGAGATCTTCCAGAAGCTTCAGGTGGCAGAGTCACAAAGCTCTAAGAA GGAGCTGACACCCCTGGAGGAGGCCTCCCTGCAGAATCAGAAGCTGAAGACCGCCTACGAGGCCCGGATGGCCCGTCTggaccccagccaggccacacagAAGACATCCTTG AGCCTGTCTCTGCAGCGGCAGATGATGGAGAACCTGGTGATCGCCAAGGCCCGGGAGCAGACC CTGCAGAGGAAGATGGGGGAGCGCCGGCTGCGGCTCCAGGAGGCCGCCAACAG GAGGTTCTGCAGTCAGGTGGCCCTGACCCCGGAGGAGCAGGAACAGCGGGCCCTGTATGCCGCCATTCTTGAGTACGAGCAAGACCAC GACTGGCCAAAGCACTGGAAGGCCAAGCTCAAGAAGACCCCCGGGGACCTGTCCCTGGTGACCAGCCTGGTCTCCCACCTGCTCAG CGTTCCCGACCACCCCATCTCGCAGCTCCTGAAGAGGCTCCAGTGTGCAGTGTACCAGGCGCTGTACCCCATTGTGAGCAGGGGCGCCAACGAGCTGCTGGGTCCTGGGAGCCGGCGGCTCCGGCCTTCACAGAGCCTCTACTGCGTGCTCTCCACGCCAGAGCCCAGCCTGGCCCTGCAGCCCCTGGACGGCCTTGCAGCTGGcgtgcccccagcccagcccagaccTCCTGACGGAGGAGTGGACAGCAGCCCTCtgggccctccctcacccctaGCACACACCACGTCCCACTCCCTGGGCAAGGACAGCTCCTTTGAGGACCTGGAACAGTTCTTGGCTACTTCTGAGAGGTCGGGCCGGAACCTTGGGGGGCGGCCTGAGCCCCAGTTCCCAGAGGTGAAGGAGCAGTCGCTGGAGCAGCTGGCAAGCACTGTGAAAGACATCCACAATGCCGTTG ACAGGCTGCTCTCGCTGACCCTCCTGGCTTTTGAAGGCCTGAACACGGCCTCCTCCAAAGACCGCTGCTTGGCCTGCATTGAGGAGCCCTTCTTCTCCCCTCTGTGGCCCCTGTTGCTGGCCCTCTACAG GAGCGTGCACCGCCTCCGGGAGGCCGCCCTGAGCAGGAGCATGGAGCTGTACAGGAACGCACCCCCAGCAGCCATCGGCATCCCTCCCAAGCTCCTCCCCCAGGATGGCCCCGAGGCCCGGGGAACGGGCAGCTTCCCCTACAGGGCGGCAGCCCAAGAGCTAGGGCTGCTGGTTCTGGAGACCTGCCCCCAGAAGAAGCTGGAGTGCATCG TTCGGGCCCTGCGGGTCACGTGTGCCTGTGCCGAGGACTACTGCCGGGCCCGGGAGCCCACGTCCGAGGCTGGGCCCCAGCCTGGTGTCACCGCCAT CAGTGGTGCTGACGACCTCCTGCCCATCCTGTCCTTTGTGGTGCTGAGAAGTGGTCTACCCCAGCTGGTGTCAGAGTGTGCAGCCCTGGAGGAGTTCATCCACGATGG GTACCTGATGGGAGAGGAGGGTTACTGCCTCACATCGCTGCAGAGTGCCCTGCGCTACGTGGAGCTGCTGCCCCCGGGAGCCCTGGGCAGGTAG
- the VPS9D1 gene encoding VPS9 domain-containing protein 1 isoform X6, whose amino-acid sequence MATAAGDGAVKPLQCAMKLANGAIELDTGNQPRVEKQAVPHWAAQGREEAAYAPERHPGPSHTAFAKQHITDQTWRNYQEAYTEYLRSIHYISQVLLEEVEATKEAGETVPPDTSKMLKLAEQCLERAQSTAAKLGRTRLKPAMPLAAPVPSPTSRHRRVYSDEGGKLSPFLPPEIFQKLQVAESQSSKKELTPLEEASLQNQKLKTAYEARMARLDPSQATQKTSLSLSLQRQMMENLVIAKAREQTLQRKMGERRLRLQEAANRRFCSQVALTPEEQEQRALYAAILEYEQDHDWPKHWKAKLKKTPGDLSLVTSLVSHLLSVPDHPISQLLKRLQCAVYQALYPIVSRGANELLGPGSRRLRPSQSLYCVLSTPEPSLALQPLDGLAAGVPPAQPRPPDGGVDSSPLGPPSPLAHTTSHSLGKDSSFEDLEQFLATSERSGRNLGGRPEPQFPEVKEQSLEQLASTVKDIHNAVDRLLSLTLLAFEGLNTASSKDRCLACIEEPFFSPLWPLLLALYRSVHRLREAALSRSMELYRNAPPAAIGIPPKLLPQDGPEARGTGSFPYRAAAQELGLLVLETCPQKKLECIVRALRVTCACAEDYCRAREPTSEAGPQPGVTAIGADDLLPILSFVVLRSGLPQLVSECAALEEFIHDG is encoded by the exons ATGGCCACTGCCGCCGGGGACGGCGCGGTGAAGCCGCTGCAGTGCGCCATGAAGCTGGCCAACGGAGCCATCGAGCTGGACACCGGCAACCAGCCCCGG GTGGAAAAGCAGGCTGTGCCACACTGGGCTGCCCAAGGAAGGGAAGAAGCTGCGTACGCCCCGGAAAGGCATCCTGGCCCCTCACACACTGCTTTCGCCAA GCAGCATATCACTGATCAGACCTGGAGAAATTACCAG GAGGCGTATACTGAATACCTGAGGAGCATCCATTATATCTCCCAGGTCCTGTTGGAAGAAGTGGAAGCCACCAAAG AAGCTGGGGAGACTGTGCCCCCAGACACCTCAAAGATGCTGAAGCTGGCCGAGCAGTGTCTGGAGAGAGCCCAGTCAACAGCTGCCAAGCTTG GGAGAACACGGCTGAAGCCAGCCATGCCCTTGGCCGCTCCTGTCCCCTCACCTACCAGCCGACATCGCCGGGTGTACTCAGATGAAGGGGGGAAGCTCTCTCCATTTCTGCCGCCTGAGATCTTCCAGAAGCTTCAGGTGGCAGAGTCACAAAGCTCTAAGAA GGAGCTGACACCCCTGGAGGAGGCCTCCCTGCAGAATCAGAAGCTGAAGACCGCCTACGAGGCCCGGATGGCCCGTCTggaccccagccaggccacacagAAGACATCCTTG AGCCTGTCTCTGCAGCGGCAGATGATGGAGAACCTGGTGATCGCCAAGGCCCGGGAGCAGACC CTGCAGAGGAAGATGGGGGAGCGCCGGCTGCGGCTCCAGGAGGCCGCCAACAG GAGGTTCTGCAGTCAGGTGGCCCTGACCCCGGAGGAGCAGGAACAGCGGGCCCTGTATGCCGCCATTCTTGAGTACGAGCAAGACCAC GACTGGCCAAAGCACTGGAAGGCCAAGCTCAAGAAGACCCCCGGGGACCTGTCCCTGGTGACCAGCCTGGTCTCCCACCTGCTCAG CGTTCCCGACCACCCCATCTCGCAGCTCCTGAAGAGGCTCCAGTGTGCAGTGTACCAGGCGCTGTACCCCATTGTGAGCAGGGGCGCCAACGAGCTGCTGGGTCCTGGGAGCCGGCGGCTCCGGCCTTCACAGAGCCTCTACTGCGTGCTCTCCACGCCAGAGCCCAGCCTGGCCCTGCAGCCCCTGGACGGCCTTGCAGCTGGcgtgcccccagcccagcccagaccTCCTGACGGAGGAGTGGACAGCAGCCCTCtgggccctccctcacccctaGCACACACCACGTCCCACTCCCTGGGCAAGGACAGCTCCTTTGAGGACCTGGAACAGTTCTTGGCTACTTCTGAGAGGTCGGGCCGGAACCTTGGGGGGCGGCCTGAGCCCCAGTTCCCAGAGGTGAAGGAGCAGTCGCTGGAGCAGCTGGCAAGCACTGTGAAAGACATCCACAATGCCGTTG ACAGGCTGCTCTCGCTGACCCTCCTGGCTTTTGAAGGCCTGAACACGGCCTCCTCCAAAGACCGCTGCTTGGCCTGCATTGAGGAGCCCTTCTTCTCCCCTCTGTGGCCCCTGTTGCTGGCCCTCTACAG GAGCGTGCACCGCCTCCGGGAGGCCGCCCTGAGCAGGAGCATGGAGCTGTACAGGAACGCACCCCCAGCAGCCATCGGCATCCCTCCCAAGCTCCTCCCCCAGGATGGCCCCGAGGCCCGGGGAACGGGCAGCTTCCCCTACAGGGCGGCAGCCCAAGAGCTAGGGCTGCTGGTTCTGGAGACCTGCCCCCAGAAGAAGCTGGAGTGCATCG TTCGGGCCCTGCGGGTCACGTGTGCCTGTGCCGAGGACTACTGCCGGGCCCGGGAGCCCACGTCCGAGGCTGGGCCCCAGCCTGGTGTCACCGCCAT TGGTGCTGACGACCTCCTGCCCATCCTGTCCTTTGTGGTGCTGAGAAGTGGTCTACCCCAGCTGGTGTCAGAGTGTGCAGCCCTGGAGGAGTTCATCCACGATGG GTGA
- the VPS9D1 gene encoding VPS9 domain-containing protein 1 isoform X4 — protein sequence MATAAGDGAVKPLQCAMKLANGAIELDTGNQPRVEKQAVPHWAAQGREEAAYAPERHPGPSHTAFAKQHITDQTWRNYQEAYTEYLRSIHYISQVLLEEVEATKEAGETVPPDTSKMLKLAEQCLERAQSTAAKLGRTRLKPAMPLAAPVPSPTSRHRRVYSDEGGKLSPFLPPEIFQKLQVAESQSSKKELTPLEEASLQNQKLKTAYEARMARLDPSQATQKTSLSLSLQRQMMENLVIAKAREQTLQRKMGERRLRLQEAANRRFCSQVALTPEEQEQRALYAAILEYEQDHDWPKHWKAKLKKTPGDLSLVTSLVSHLLSVPDHPISQLLKRLQCAVYQALYPIVSRGANELLGPGSRRLRPSQSLYCVLSTPEPSLALQPLDGLAAGVPPAQPRPPDGGVDSSPLGPPSPLAHTTSHSLGKDSSFEDLEQFLATSERSGRNLGGRPEPQFPEVKEQSLEQLASTVKDIHNAVDRLLSLTLLAFEGLNTASSKDRCLACIEEPFFSPLWPLLLALYRSVHRLREAALSRSMELYRNAPPAAIGIPPKLLPQDGPEARGTGSFPYRAAAQELGLLVLETCPQKKLECIVRALRVTCACAEDYCRAREPTSEAGPQPGVTAIGLPQLVSECAALEEFIHDGYLMGEEGYCLTSLQSALRYVELLPPGALGR from the exons ATGGCCACTGCCGCCGGGGACGGCGCGGTGAAGCCGCTGCAGTGCGCCATGAAGCTGGCCAACGGAGCCATCGAGCTGGACACCGGCAACCAGCCCCGG GTGGAAAAGCAGGCTGTGCCACACTGGGCTGCCCAAGGAAGGGAAGAAGCTGCGTACGCCCCGGAAAGGCATCCTGGCCCCTCACACACTGCTTTCGCCAA GCAGCATATCACTGATCAGACCTGGAGAAATTACCAG GAGGCGTATACTGAATACCTGAGGAGCATCCATTATATCTCCCAGGTCCTGTTGGAAGAAGTGGAAGCCACCAAAG AAGCTGGGGAGACTGTGCCCCCAGACACCTCAAAGATGCTGAAGCTGGCCGAGCAGTGTCTGGAGAGAGCCCAGTCAACAGCTGCCAAGCTTG GGAGAACACGGCTGAAGCCAGCCATGCCCTTGGCCGCTCCTGTCCCCTCACCTACCAGCCGACATCGCCGGGTGTACTCAGATGAAGGGGGGAAGCTCTCTCCATTTCTGCCGCCTGAGATCTTCCAGAAGCTTCAGGTGGCAGAGTCACAAAGCTCTAAGAA GGAGCTGACACCCCTGGAGGAGGCCTCCCTGCAGAATCAGAAGCTGAAGACCGCCTACGAGGCCCGGATGGCCCGTCTggaccccagccaggccacacagAAGACATCCTTG AGCCTGTCTCTGCAGCGGCAGATGATGGAGAACCTGGTGATCGCCAAGGCCCGGGAGCAGACC CTGCAGAGGAAGATGGGGGAGCGCCGGCTGCGGCTCCAGGAGGCCGCCAACAG GAGGTTCTGCAGTCAGGTGGCCCTGACCCCGGAGGAGCAGGAACAGCGGGCCCTGTATGCCGCCATTCTTGAGTACGAGCAAGACCAC GACTGGCCAAAGCACTGGAAGGCCAAGCTCAAGAAGACCCCCGGGGACCTGTCCCTGGTGACCAGCCTGGTCTCCCACCTGCTCAG CGTTCCCGACCACCCCATCTCGCAGCTCCTGAAGAGGCTCCAGTGTGCAGTGTACCAGGCGCTGTACCCCATTGTGAGCAGGGGCGCCAACGAGCTGCTGGGTCCTGGGAGCCGGCGGCTCCGGCCTTCACAGAGCCTCTACTGCGTGCTCTCCACGCCAGAGCCCAGCCTGGCCCTGCAGCCCCTGGACGGCCTTGCAGCTGGcgtgcccccagcccagcccagaccTCCTGACGGAGGAGTGGACAGCAGCCCTCtgggccctccctcacccctaGCACACACCACGTCCCACTCCCTGGGCAAGGACAGCTCCTTTGAGGACCTGGAACAGTTCTTGGCTACTTCTGAGAGGTCGGGCCGGAACCTTGGGGGGCGGCCTGAGCCCCAGTTCCCAGAGGTGAAGGAGCAGTCGCTGGAGCAGCTGGCAAGCACTGTGAAAGACATCCACAATGCCGTTG ACAGGCTGCTCTCGCTGACCCTCCTGGCTTTTGAAGGCCTGAACACGGCCTCCTCCAAAGACCGCTGCTTGGCCTGCATTGAGGAGCCCTTCTTCTCCCCTCTGTGGCCCCTGTTGCTGGCCCTCTACAG GAGCGTGCACCGCCTCCGGGAGGCCGCCCTGAGCAGGAGCATGGAGCTGTACAGGAACGCACCCCCAGCAGCCATCGGCATCCCTCCCAAGCTCCTCCCCCAGGATGGCCCCGAGGCCCGGGGAACGGGCAGCTTCCCCTACAGGGCGGCAGCCCAAGAGCTAGGGCTGCTGGTTCTGGAGACCTGCCCCCAGAAGAAGCTGGAGTGCATCG TTCGGGCCCTGCGGGTCACGTGTGCCTGTGCCGAGGACTACTGCCGGGCCCGGGAGCCCACGTCCGAGGCTGGGCCCCAGCCTGGTGTCACCGCCAT TGGTCTACCCCAGCTGGTGTCAGAGTGTGCAGCCCTGGAGGAGTTCATCCACGATGG GTACCTGATGGGAGAGGAGGGTTACTGCCTCACATCGCTGCAGAGTGCCCTGCGCTACGTGGAGCTGCTGCCCCCGGGAGCCCTGGGCAGGTAG
- the VPS9D1 gene encoding VPS9 domain-containing protein 1 isoform X5, producing the protein MATAAGDGAVKPLQCAMKLANGAIELDTGNQPRVEKQAVPHWAAQGREEAAYAPERHPGPSHTAFAKQHITDQTWRNYQEAYTEYLRSIHYISQVLLEEVEATKEAGETVPPDTSKMLKLAEQCLERAQSTAAKLGRTRLKPAMPLAAPVPSPTSRHRRVYSDEGGKLSPFLPPEIFQKLQVAESQSSKKELTPLEEASLQNQKLKTAYEARMARLDPSQATQKTSLSLSLQRQMMENLVIAKAREQTLQRKMGERRLRLQEAANRRFCSQVALTPEEQEQRALYAAILEYEQDHDWPKHWKAKLKKTPGDLSLVTSLVSHLLSVPDHPISQLLKRLQCAVYQALYPIVSRGANELLGPGSRRLRPSQSLYCVLSTPEPSLALQPLDGLAAGVPPAQPRPPDGGVDSSPLGPPSPLAHTTSHSLGKDSSFEDLEQFLATSERSGRNLGGRPEPQFPEVKEQSLEQLASTVKDIHNAVDRLLSLTLLAFEGLNTASSKDRCLACIEEPFFSPLWPLLLALYRSVHRLREAALSRSMELYRNAPPAAIGIPPKLLPQDGPEARGTGSFPYRAAAQELGLLVLETCPQKKLECIVRALRVTCACAEDYCRAREPTSEAGPQPGVTAISGADDLLPILSFVVLRSGLPQLVSECAALEEFIHDG; encoded by the exons ATGGCCACTGCCGCCGGGGACGGCGCGGTGAAGCCGCTGCAGTGCGCCATGAAGCTGGCCAACGGAGCCATCGAGCTGGACACCGGCAACCAGCCCCGG GTGGAAAAGCAGGCTGTGCCACACTGGGCTGCCCAAGGAAGGGAAGAAGCTGCGTACGCCCCGGAAAGGCATCCTGGCCCCTCACACACTGCTTTCGCCAA GCAGCATATCACTGATCAGACCTGGAGAAATTACCAG GAGGCGTATACTGAATACCTGAGGAGCATCCATTATATCTCCCAGGTCCTGTTGGAAGAAGTGGAAGCCACCAAAG AAGCTGGGGAGACTGTGCCCCCAGACACCTCAAAGATGCTGAAGCTGGCCGAGCAGTGTCTGGAGAGAGCCCAGTCAACAGCTGCCAAGCTTG GGAGAACACGGCTGAAGCCAGCCATGCCCTTGGCCGCTCCTGTCCCCTCACCTACCAGCCGACATCGCCGGGTGTACTCAGATGAAGGGGGGAAGCTCTCTCCATTTCTGCCGCCTGAGATCTTCCAGAAGCTTCAGGTGGCAGAGTCACAAAGCTCTAAGAA GGAGCTGACACCCCTGGAGGAGGCCTCCCTGCAGAATCAGAAGCTGAAGACCGCCTACGAGGCCCGGATGGCCCGTCTggaccccagccaggccacacagAAGACATCCTTG AGCCTGTCTCTGCAGCGGCAGATGATGGAGAACCTGGTGATCGCCAAGGCCCGGGAGCAGACC CTGCAGAGGAAGATGGGGGAGCGCCGGCTGCGGCTCCAGGAGGCCGCCAACAG GAGGTTCTGCAGTCAGGTGGCCCTGACCCCGGAGGAGCAGGAACAGCGGGCCCTGTATGCCGCCATTCTTGAGTACGAGCAAGACCAC GACTGGCCAAAGCACTGGAAGGCCAAGCTCAAGAAGACCCCCGGGGACCTGTCCCTGGTGACCAGCCTGGTCTCCCACCTGCTCAG CGTTCCCGACCACCCCATCTCGCAGCTCCTGAAGAGGCTCCAGTGTGCAGTGTACCAGGCGCTGTACCCCATTGTGAGCAGGGGCGCCAACGAGCTGCTGGGTCCTGGGAGCCGGCGGCTCCGGCCTTCACAGAGCCTCTACTGCGTGCTCTCCACGCCAGAGCCCAGCCTGGCCCTGCAGCCCCTGGACGGCCTTGCAGCTGGcgtgcccccagcccagcccagaccTCCTGACGGAGGAGTGGACAGCAGCCCTCtgggccctccctcacccctaGCACACACCACGTCCCACTCCCTGGGCAAGGACAGCTCCTTTGAGGACCTGGAACAGTTCTTGGCTACTTCTGAGAGGTCGGGCCGGAACCTTGGGGGGCGGCCTGAGCCCCAGTTCCCAGAGGTGAAGGAGCAGTCGCTGGAGCAGCTGGCAAGCACTGTGAAAGACATCCACAATGCCGTTG ACAGGCTGCTCTCGCTGACCCTCCTGGCTTTTGAAGGCCTGAACACGGCCTCCTCCAAAGACCGCTGCTTGGCCTGCATTGAGGAGCCCTTCTTCTCCCCTCTGTGGCCCCTGTTGCTGGCCCTCTACAG GAGCGTGCACCGCCTCCGGGAGGCCGCCCTGAGCAGGAGCATGGAGCTGTACAGGAACGCACCCCCAGCAGCCATCGGCATCCCTCCCAAGCTCCTCCCCCAGGATGGCCCCGAGGCCCGGGGAACGGGCAGCTTCCCCTACAGGGCGGCAGCCCAAGAGCTAGGGCTGCTGGTTCTGGAGACCTGCCCCCAGAAGAAGCTGGAGTGCATCG TTCGGGCCCTGCGGGTCACGTGTGCCTGTGCCGAGGACTACTGCCGGGCCCGGGAGCCCACGTCCGAGGCTGGGCCCCAGCCTGGTGTCACCGCCAT CAGTGGTGCTGACGACCTCCTGCCCATCCTGTCCTTTGTGGTGCTGAGAAGTGGTCTACCCCAGCTGGTGTCAGAGTGTGCAGCCCTGGAGGAGTTCATCCACGATGG GTGA
- the VPS9D1 gene encoding VPS9 domain-containing protein 1 isoform X3 has product MATAAGDGAVKPLQCAMKLANGAIELDTGNQPRVEKQAVPHWAAQGREEAAYAPERHPGPSHTAFAKQHITDQTWRNYQEAYTEYLRSIHYISQVLLEEVEATKAGETVPPDTSKMLKLAEQCLERAQSTAAKLGRTRLKPAMPLAAPVPSPTSRHRRVYSDEGGKLSPFLPPEIFQKLQVAESQSSKKELTPLEEASLQNQKLKTAYEARMARLDPSQATQKTSLSLSLQRQMMENLVIAKAREQTLQRKMGERRLRLQEAANRRFCSQVALTPEEQEQRALYAAILEYEQDHDWPKHWKAKLKKTPGDLSLVTSLVSHLLSVPDHPISQLLKRLQCAVYQALYPIVSRGANELLGPGSRRLRPSQSLYCVLSTPEPSLALQPLDGLAAGVPPAQPRPPDGGVDSSPLGPPSPLAHTTSHSLGKDSSFEDLEQFLATSERSGRNLGGRPEPQFPEVKEQSLEQLASTVKDIHNAVDRLLSLTLLAFEGLNTASSKDRCLACIEEPFFSPLWPLLLALYRSVHRLREAALSRSMELYRNAPPAAIGIPPKLLPQDGPEARGTGSFPYRAAAQELGLLVLETCPQKKLECIVRALRVTCACAEDYCRAREPTSEAGPQPGVTAISGADDLLPILSFVVLRSGLPQLVSECAALEEFIHDGYLMGEEGYCLTSLQSALRYVELLPPGALGR; this is encoded by the exons ATGGCCACTGCCGCCGGGGACGGCGCGGTGAAGCCGCTGCAGTGCGCCATGAAGCTGGCCAACGGAGCCATCGAGCTGGACACCGGCAACCAGCCCCGG GTGGAAAAGCAGGCTGTGCCACACTGGGCTGCCCAAGGAAGGGAAGAAGCTGCGTACGCCCCGGAAAGGCATCCTGGCCCCTCACACACTGCTTTCGCCAA GCAGCATATCACTGATCAGACCTGGAGAAATTACCAG GAGGCGTATACTGAATACCTGAGGAGCATCCATTATATCTCCCAGGTCCTGTTGGAAGAAGTGGAAGCCACCAAAG CTGGGGAGACTGTGCCCCCAGACACCTCAAAGATGCTGAAGCTGGCCGAGCAGTGTCTGGAGAGAGCCCAGTCAACAGCTGCCAAGCTTG GGAGAACACGGCTGAAGCCAGCCATGCCCTTGGCCGCTCCTGTCCCCTCACCTACCAGCCGACATCGCCGGGTGTACTCAGATGAAGGGGGGAAGCTCTCTCCATTTCTGCCGCCTGAGATCTTCCAGAAGCTTCAGGTGGCAGAGTCACAAAGCTCTAAGAA GGAGCTGACACCCCTGGAGGAGGCCTCCCTGCAGAATCAGAAGCTGAAGACCGCCTACGAGGCCCGGATGGCCCGTCTggaccccagccaggccacacagAAGACATCCTTG AGCCTGTCTCTGCAGCGGCAGATGATGGAGAACCTGGTGATCGCCAAGGCCCGGGAGCAGACC CTGCAGAGGAAGATGGGGGAGCGCCGGCTGCGGCTCCAGGAGGCCGCCAACAG GAGGTTCTGCAGTCAGGTGGCCCTGACCCCGGAGGAGCAGGAACAGCGGGCCCTGTATGCCGCCATTCTTGAGTACGAGCAAGACCAC GACTGGCCAAAGCACTGGAAGGCCAAGCTCAAGAAGACCCCCGGGGACCTGTCCCTGGTGACCAGCCTGGTCTCCCACCTGCTCAG CGTTCCCGACCACCCCATCTCGCAGCTCCTGAAGAGGCTCCAGTGTGCAGTGTACCAGGCGCTGTACCCCATTGTGAGCAGGGGCGCCAACGAGCTGCTGGGTCCTGGGAGCCGGCGGCTCCGGCCTTCACAGAGCCTCTACTGCGTGCTCTCCACGCCAGAGCCCAGCCTGGCCCTGCAGCCCCTGGACGGCCTTGCAGCTGGcgtgcccccagcccagcccagaccTCCTGACGGAGGAGTGGACAGCAGCCCTCtgggccctccctcacccctaGCACACACCACGTCCCACTCCCTGGGCAAGGACAGCTCCTTTGAGGACCTGGAACAGTTCTTGGCTACTTCTGAGAGGTCGGGCCGGAACCTTGGGGGGCGGCCTGAGCCCCAGTTCCCAGAGGTGAAGGAGCAGTCGCTGGAGCAGCTGGCAAGCACTGTGAAAGACATCCACAATGCCGTTG ACAGGCTGCTCTCGCTGACCCTCCTGGCTTTTGAAGGCCTGAACACGGCCTCCTCCAAAGACCGCTGCTTGGCCTGCATTGAGGAGCCCTTCTTCTCCCCTCTGTGGCCCCTGTTGCTGGCCCTCTACAG GAGCGTGCACCGCCTCCGGGAGGCCGCCCTGAGCAGGAGCATGGAGCTGTACAGGAACGCACCCCCAGCAGCCATCGGCATCCCTCCCAAGCTCCTCCCCCAGGATGGCCCCGAGGCCCGGGGAACGGGCAGCTTCCCCTACAGGGCGGCAGCCCAAGAGCTAGGGCTGCTGGTTCTGGAGACCTGCCCCCAGAAGAAGCTGGAGTGCATCG TTCGGGCCCTGCGGGTCACGTGTGCCTGTGCCGAGGACTACTGCCGGGCCCGGGAGCCCACGTCCGAGGCTGGGCCCCAGCCTGGTGTCACCGCCAT CAGTGGTGCTGACGACCTCCTGCCCATCCTGTCCTTTGTGGTGCTGAGAAGTGGTCTACCCCAGCTGGTGTCAGAGTGTGCAGCCCTGGAGGAGTTCATCCACGATGG GTACCTGATGGGAGAGGAGGGTTACTGCCTCACATCGCTGCAGAGTGCCCTGCGCTACGTGGAGCTGCTGCCCCCGGGAGCCCTGGGCAGGTAG